A window from bacterium encodes these proteins:
- a CDS encoding TonB-dependent receptor, whose amino-acid sequence MKRSKIMPVILLLMLMTLFAGAGTVGKISGWVSDAATTEPLINANVIIKSLEIGTSADVDGSYFILNVPPGIYEIEASMLGYQSEIMKGVQVYADRTTFLDFDLTETVLWIEPVTAVATRPVIEIAMTSKETRVTGSELDLMPVEKLSEAIIIQGGVTTDASGDIHVRGGRSGEVAYYIDGIEASNPLLGNAPLLSKNLVSEMSLLSGTFNAEYGNVMSGVVNVVTPEGQSKFSSQIEYTSLMVNSSPYRKKDWMSGGIPPAYDSHRDSADNSLYSPPNVMDANDLPFLGEVSGHMEGPLFFDKSTRFFVGGNYSNQNSVLPFGYELVRTINGKITKKLGPYLKLFADLQYAENESQGYSHVYKYIPENYLVSDNSDSRVLTGINHAPGKNFYYNLRFGYMRSTINIKVPDLPDSVIEEPVYDNYSEFYISGYPIFRQTVETKKYVAKADFNLLTRSIHNFKFGLENNIYSFAQNNRQQLFTRGPIVYQDYTKQPVAGAVFIQDNIEHRYMILNLGLRFDYNYPNAVMWEDVENPNSETTEVKPSYQLSPRFGLSHPITDQAMLHFAYGHFFQNPPYEIMYFNNNYVLHPESIPRYGLVGNPRILPERTTTYEVGVKYAIAEIYGLDLTLFLKDIKDLLSTTEVRLFPYDYIVYTNEDFGSVQGFDLTITRQLISRFGFDINYTYQVARGNRSFAMQGFYDVYTGLPERMEEYYLDFDRRHTLATNVDLLFNDLGGFVANFRLASGLPYTPYISEGLVVEANSGRMAWEYSLDLMIHQGVRTGFGTVTLFAKGLNLTDHINPRYVYSRTGDPWDSGEESGGLMGSRDYVVDPANVGQRRTIKAGLRIAI is encoded by the coding sequence ATGAAAAGATCAAAGATAATGCCGGTCATATTACTCTTGATGCTAATGACGCTGTTCGCTGGCGCCGGGACGGTCGGTAAAATAAGCGGCTGGGTAAGTGACGCGGCGACCACCGAACCGTTGATAAACGCCAATGTCATTATCAAAAGCCTTGAGATCGGAACTTCAGCCGACGTGGACGGGAGTTATTTCATACTCAACGTGCCGCCTGGCATCTATGAGATCGAAGCGAGCATGCTCGGCTATCAGTCGGAGATTATGAAAGGCGTCCAGGTCTATGCCGACCGGACGACTTTTCTGGATTTTGACCTTACGGAAACCGTTCTATGGATTGAACCGGTGACCGCGGTCGCAACAAGACCGGTCATTGAGATCGCGATGACCTCGAAGGAAACCCGGGTGACGGGAAGTGAATTGGACCTCATGCCGGTGGAAAAACTTAGCGAGGCGATAATCATCCAGGGCGGCGTTACAACCGACGCTTCGGGCGACATCCATGTCCGGGGCGGCCGCAGCGGCGAAGTTGCATATTACATTGACGGGATTGAAGCATCTAACCCGTTGCTCGGCAACGCGCCCTTGCTGTCGAAGAACCTGGTATCCGAGATGTCCTTGCTGAGCGGGACGTTCAATGCCGAATACGGAAATGTCATGAGCGGCGTGGTTAATGTCGTGACGCCTGAAGGGCAGAGCAAATTTTCGTCGCAGATCGAGTACACATCCCTGATGGTTAACTCGTCCCCTTATCGGAAAAAAGACTGGATGTCGGGCGGGATCCCTCCGGCATACGATAGTCATCGGGATTCTGCCGATAATTCACTTTACAGTCCGCCGAATGTCATGGATGCCAATGACCTTCCTTTTCTGGGTGAGGTCAGTGGTCATATGGAAGGACCTTTATTCTTCGACAAGAGCACGAGATTTTTTGTCGGCGGTAATTATTCGAACCAGAACTCAGTCCTGCCTTTCGGCTATGAGCTTGTGCGTACGATAAACGGCAAGATCACTAAAAAGCTGGGACCATACCTGAAGTTATTCGCTGACCTGCAGTATGCGGAGAATGAAAGCCAGGGTTACAGCCATGTGTACAAGTACATCCCCGAGAATTATCTGGTCAGCGACAACAGCGACAGCCGGGTTCTGACCGGTATCAACCACGCACCCGGAAAGAATTTTTATTACAACCTGCGTTTCGGCTATATGAGATCCACGATCAACATTAAAGTCCCGGACCTGCCTGACAGCGTGATCGAAGAACCGGTCTATGACAATTATTCCGAGTTCTATATATCGGGTTACCCGATCTTTCGGCAGACCGTTGAGACCAAAAAGTACGTGGCCAAGGCGGACTTCAATCTGTTGACCCGCTCGATCCACAACTTCAAATTCGGTCTGGAGAACAATATCTATTCGTTCGCGCAGAACAACCGGCAGCAGCTTTTTACCCGCGGACCGATCGTCTATCAGGATTACACAAAACAGCCGGTTGCAGGAGCGGTTTTCATCCAGGATAATATCGAACATCGGTACATGATATTGAACCTGGGCCTGAGGTTCGACTATAATTATCCCAACGCGGTGATGTGGGAGGATGTCGAAAATCCCAATTCTGAAACGACCGAGGTAAAACCGAGTTATCAGCTTTCCCCCAGGTTCGGGTTGTCCCATCCGATCACTGACCAGGCAATGCTTCATTTCGCGTACGGGCATTTTTTCCAGAACCCGCCTTACGAGATCATGTACTTTAACAATAACTATGTCCTGCATCCGGAAAGCATCCCGAGGTATGGTCTGGTCGGGAACCCCAGGATCCTGCCGGAACGGACAACGACCTACGAGGTTGGCGTGAAGTACGCGATCGCCGAGATCTACGGTCTTGACCTGACGCTGTTCCTGAAGGACATCAAAGACCTGCTCTCAACCACCGAAGTCCGGCTGTTCCCCTACGACTACATTGTTTATACGAACGAGGACTTCGGCAGCGTCCAGGGGTTTGACCTGACGATCACCCGGCAGCTCATTTCCAGGTTCGGGTTCGATATCAATTACACGTACCAGGTCGCGCGCGGCAACCGGTCTTTCGCGATGCAGGGTTTCTACGATGTCTACACCGGTTTACCGGAGCGCATGGAGGAATATTACCTCGATTTTGACCGGCGGCACACGCTGGCGACCAACGTCGATCTTCTCTTTAACGATTTGGGCGGGTTCGTGGCGAATTTCCGGCTGGCCAGCGGTCTGCCGTATACACCATACATCAGCGAGGGCCTGGTCGTCGAGGCAAATTCAGGCCGCATGGCATGGGAATATTCTCTGGACCTGATGATCCATCAAGGAGTGCGAACCGGTTTTGGTACGGTCACACTATTCGCTAAGGGTCTTAATTTGACGGATCACATCAATCCGCGTTATGTCTATTCCCGTACCGGTGATCCCTGGGATTCAGGCGAAGAATCGGGCGGCTTGATGGGTTCGCGCGACTACGTTGTCGATCCAGCCAATGTCGGGCAGCGTCGGACGATCAAAGCCGGCTTGAGGATCGCGATTTGA
- a CDS encoding PorV/PorQ family protein produces MTDSIKKHQITANLRYPGACSGRSAVACIISLLIVTFAFSFTKVGTTAAPFLKIEFGARAAAMAGSFVALADDPSGVYYNPAGIAELDKTYLMGGHTVWFAGLMYDYAAFVLPSKRLNFCMWSSFLSSEAIEVTTVEKPDSSGLYYRYLDGLVGFTVSAFLSDRLSIGLSGKYIQQQLYHENAATAALDIGTILRTPLKGARLGMCLVNYGGRMQLSGNDLLVQTDPWPEYEGNPDAEARLTTESFPLPLAFKMGIALDVIARQGDGLFINPSHSLSIAIDGIHPNDGEEKLQVGAEYGLYDMLFLRAGYKVNYDIQNITAGFGLKAGIGHREIKIDYAYVNMGILDATHRVCLGIGF; encoded by the coding sequence ATGACCGATTCCATAAAGAAACACCAAATCACGGCAAACCTTCGCTATCCGGGTGCTTGTTCCGGGCGTTCGGCCGTCGCCTGCATCATATCGCTGCTCATCGTTACGTTCGCATTTTCGTTCACTAAGGTCGGCACGACCGCGGCGCCTTTTTTGAAGATCGAATTCGGCGCCAGGGCCGCGGCCATGGCTGGTTCCTTTGTTGCTCTGGCCGATGACCCTTCTGGCGTGTATTACAATCCGGCCGGGATCGCGGAGTTGGACAAGACCTATTTGATGGGCGGACATACCGTGTGGTTCGCAGGATTGATGTATGACTACGCCGCATTCGTCCTGCCTTCGAAGAGATTGAATTTCTGCATGTGGAGTTCGTTCCTTTCGAGCGAAGCCATTGAAGTGACGACGGTCGAAAAACCAGACAGTTCCGGCCTGTATTACCGCTACCTTGACGGCCTGGTCGGATTCACCGTGTCGGCGTTCTTGTCAGACCGACTTTCCATTGGTCTCAGCGGTAAATATATCCAGCAGCAACTGTATCACGAGAACGCAGCGACCGCCGCTCTCGATATCGGCACCATACTGCGGACGCCTTTAAAGGGAGCCCGGCTCGGCATGTGCCTGGTTAACTACGGCGGCCGGATGCAGCTGAGCGGGAATGACCTGCTGGTCCAGACCGATCCCTGGCCCGAATACGAGGGGAACCCGGACGCCGAAGCGCGCTTGACGACCGAGTCGTTCCCGCTGCCGTTGGCTTTCAAAATGGGGATCGCGCTGGACGTGATCGCCCGCCAGGGCGACGGACTGTTCATAAACCCGAGCCACAGCCTGAGCATCGCCATTGACGGAATCCATCCTAATGACGGCGAAGAAAAACTGCAGGTCGGAGCCGAATATGGGTTATATGACATGCTGTTCCTGAGGGCCGGGTATAAGGTAAATTACGATATTCAGAATATAACCGCCGGTTTTGGTCTTAAAGCCGGTATTGGACACCGGGAAATAAAGATCGACTATGCTTACGTGAACATGGGTATTCTTGATGCTACCCATCGAGTCTGTTTGGGTATCGGATTCTAA